In Lolium rigidum isolate FL_2022 chromosome 7, APGP_CSIRO_Lrig_0.1, whole genome shotgun sequence, the DNA window TCTTTTACTATATAATAGGTAAATAATAGATAACAAACTATACTAAAATCCTGACAAAACAAAAAAACCTAACAATAAATCTTGGTTAGAGTTGAAAGTTTGAAAGAAGAAGCCACACTTAGGATGCAAGATCGCATGCTGCATTTACAAACCTAGATAAAATATAAGAGTGTGCGTACATGTGTGCATCACATCCAAGCAAATTTGCAACAGAGGAAGTAGTAATAAAAATATGAGTAATAAAAACCTAACTTCCCATGGAATTAATTTGCAATCAAACTTCAACTTAAACATACATACTCTAGATGAAGTTTCAAACTCGGCGGATCATGATTTCAAACTCAGAGGATCATGATTGATCATATAACACATTACCATACACAtaaactactccctctgtccaatATATATACTACTATATTGTCCGTAATAGAATTTTCTATTGTGAGACAGAGGAAGTAGTAACAGTTTTGTCCACCAAGTCAGGTGATGAAACTGGTAAGAAATCATTGCTTTGAGCCTCGGTGACTATCTTAGTCAAGCAATTGACAACAAAGACTGAACAAAAAGGCAGACATGGGGTTACCTTTTCCGACAAAGGGAGACGTGGGGAGGGGGGTCACCTTGCCTCACACTGTCGAAAGTTTCCACGAACCACATACACATATGTAACTAGTTGAAGTTTTGAGAAGGACAATCATTGTTTTGAAAGTTTCGTTCGTTGAACACGATAGCCTCATACATATACATATGAGGAAACTTTTCAAAATATCAATTCTAATCATCACTACTAGAAAAGCAGCTACCCATGGCACACCTATTTTCACTACCACGGCCCATCACACGTGCGCCACGGGTACCAAACCTGGTGCGTCATGGCTATATTTTTGAAAAGtattatttttttatatttttgtgaaCTTTTTTTGCGTATAATTTTATTAATACGTTCTATGCGCTGGGGAACCGAAGATGCTCCGCGTCGTGGAGCGGGATTGAGACGCGCGAGGCTGGCGATGGCGTTGACCAGCTGAAGGCCTGCAGCTAAGGCGTGGGGCAAGGTGGTTGGGATGGGCGTGTGCGACGGGAGGCGAGCGGCTAGGACGGAGACAAACTTAGGAGGAAGGGCGATGGCGCTACTGGTTGGCATCGACCAGCGAAGTGAGGTGGAGAGGGGGAGGTTAGGCAAGGGAGAACGCACGTCATAGGAGGGAGCAGAGCAGTAGGGAGAATTTGGCATGGAGAGGAggcatggaggaagaggaagaggaggcagggagaaatggaaagaggcaggtaggaagaggaagatgaggcagAAGCAATGAGAGGAGGcacgaaggaagaggaagaggagccaGGGAGGGAGAGACAGAGTTAGGACCCGATCTAAAATATCTGTCGATGACGGAGGGGGTGTTGGAAAAAACGCCAGGGATTTGGGTGGGGTCCATGGGTAAGTGAGAACTTTTTAAAAAATTGCACAGCAAAACCTAAAACATCAAAAAAAAACTCAATTTTCCTTTTGAATTTGGGGATCCTAAAAAAATTAGCAAATGGCCACAAGCGTTGTAACTTTTTCAAATGGCCATAGGTTACTACCATAATACTACATGGCAAaggattatttttatttttcaaaactgaaaaggcagTCCACAAGTTTggacgagggggggggggggggcaaaattTGCCCACACATACCCATGACGCACCCTATAGTTGGTGCACCACTATTATGGAATGCGCCACATGTATGTGCGATCACCCATCCCCATCCCGGCGCAGGAATACCGGTGACGCACCACTTTTCACGATGTGCCACATGGTAAGAGCCATGGCACACTTGTTTTTGGTTGCCACAGGTGTATATGTACCCGTGGCGCACCACCTTTTTCATGCACTACAGGTACTCCATCTACTTATAGATGTTTTTATAGTAGTGCATATTCCACGCTTTCCTCTGAAAAAAGGGGTATAATGAAGTCACATACATTGATCAAATCTCttgcatgatattccttcttcttatAGAAAATGTTTTGTCAAACACTTATCAAGTTTCCAGCAATGGGTTTCATCCACTTTAATTTCCTCGTCAAAAGACTACAAGGAGTATTCCCATGATCGCGATCGCAGGCATAGGTCTCCGGCGAGTGATTCCACTCGTCAGGCATACTGCGAGTCTTCTGTTCAGTGGACACTTATCATATGCATGCGACGAGTGAATCCCAGAAAATTTCCACGGCCCAGTACACATTCGTACAGCTTAGCCCAGTCGAGGGTCTCCGAAGTCATCATAGAACTCGAGAGCCTCGTACGTTCGCGCGGTGCTCCTGTCTGTCCAATGGCGAAAGACGCCCGCAGGGTGCGTGCCTGTGCGATGCTGTGACCTCGTGGGACAACTGACAAGAGGGATCTTCAAGGGTGATGAGCACTCGCTAGCAGTCTGGCCACATGATGACACACGATTCACATCCGTGAGAAAACCAAGCCGCGTTTAATTGGCAGCTTGGTTCTACGAATGTGAAGAAATAAACCGCGTTGGCTccgggaaaaccctagatccaggtctcccggatcggatgatgACGGGCGTTTccagcgtcgttctacctcttggatatcatttttggagcagcggctggatggaggtggatctttggtggagtggtgtttatCTACCACGTTGACGTTGATGATTctcggcggcgtggagctgcAGGATATCGAAGACGGGCGCGGACTACAGGAcatgtgcaggatggtggagctgtttggCGTCATGGTGATATCGACGGCAGGTCTGGCAAGGTCAATCcggtgatccctcttgaagatgagTGCGAGAAAGATGGCGGTAGCGATTTCTGTGGTGtgtgttggcgtgcgctgagagtctgcttgattgGATGTGCTTCTcccctgctattgggcggcttgggaagacatttggttgtttgtatgatgtgagttggtgtattgtcaccccttcatcaggtttagcgaggtggcttcgagtttgatcttttgtattgctcttgtaagttgtgaataatctaataaaaaaagtcgTGTTTATCCCTTAAATGCATAAGCTGGGGCGATTttttcccatttcgaaaaaaaaaaacccgGTGTTCGCTCGCTGATCCACATGGAGTACTGTATGTCAGCTGCCAGGACGCCATCATGATTGCTCGTAATGTACTTCCATCAAGATAATCAGAAATCACTGGTATGGATGGAGCACTAAGATGCACGTACGCACCGAGATCGAATTAGTTCCTTCCATGTTTAATTTACGCATTTCAAACAATTTGCAGTGCAGTCAATTAGCTCCCTTTTCACTAGCTCTCCACTCCCTGTCTGGGTGACacaatcctacaatgaggatgccAAATGAAAAGAGGGAATCACTCAGTTATCCATTTCACCAGGAGCAGCATCAAACTATACCTACTCTAAAGGAATACTCAAATAGTAGAAACATACACTTGTCAATGAAAGTAACACTGATCTCAGAAGAGAactcattagagcatctccagccgttgaggCTCCCGGGCCGAAATCCGacgttatttagcgccggatcGGACGAAAGTTTAGCCCGggaagcgccgaagttccagccgtctccccggtagACACCCGAGGTTTGGCGATTTTTAGAGGAAAACATTCCTGGATGCCAAATGTCGTGCATAAATCGGCGAATTTGACCAGTTTTACCAACATTTGGCTTATTATTACAAATAAACTTTTACAGTTCAACAAAATAAGATaacttttcaaacaaatcaaatggaaattagttggtgttgcctcgaagtgtccatatgtgctccaccagatcatcctgcacctgttgatgcattgtggagtctcgaatctcctgacgcataacAATGAACGCAGTCCACGATACCGgcacctggtggttaggctgtgcaagaggaccatctctgtcatatggtgcagctagctcgctcggaggaaccggatgcttccgctcattctcgataatcatgttgtgtaagcacacacaacagttcatcaccggactatagcaaatctctgctggaggacaccaaatgcacgctcgacatcCTTTCGGCAAACTTTTTGTTCCTTGGCAAACTGCTGCTCCTTCGGAAGGCCGAGGCTTGAGATAATCTTCACAAATGTTTCCCacattggatagataccgtctgcaagatagtatcccttgttgtactgtcggccattgatcacaaagttaaccgggggagcatgaccctcaacaagcttggagaaaaccggcgagcactgcaagacgttgatgtcgttgttggatcccggcataccaaagaaggagtgccaaatccagagatcatggttaGCCACtacctcaagtatcacagtgcagccttttttgtgacccttgtacattccctgccaggcaaacagacagttcttccatttccaatgcatgcagtcaatgcttccaagcatcctgaaatcctcgagcttcattgacagcgaggatcttagcagtgtcttcgacagtgggtgatctcaagtagatgtccccgaacaTTGCTATCACCGTCCtgtagaaccggtagaaacaatcaagggcggtggactccgccatccgaagatagtcatcggtagaatcatcaggagctccatatgccagcatccgcatagccaccgtgccCTTTTGGAGGATGGAAACCCCTGCCATGCCGATGCAATTCAACTTGCATCTAAAATAGGAGTCGTACTcccgaagggcatacacaatttttaggaagagcttccggctcatcctgaaacgacgcctaaaaacagcctcacAGTGCAATGGatcatcggcgaagtagtcggcgtagagcatgcagtagccctccattcgctgcctcggcttgcacttccagcgacttggtgccgacccaccacgacgACCAATGACcgactcggcgtacaagccggacaggcaagctaggatcagcaggtgctcctcgtcttgggcgtcggctgccgtttcttcttcaagaagctcggcgaacatctgctcctcctcttcgtcggagttCATGCCCGGCCaggcaattggacgaacacctgTCGGGTGTGTCGTCGAAGAGCGACACGAGGCAGCTGCCCGGCGGCAGAAAAAAGGCATAGGGTACAACcggcggcggaatataggctgctgggtggaggaacGGCGGAGTTGGGGCAACCTGCCGGCGGATTgccgaggggtggtgccggccgCGAGAGAGCAAAGGGAGGGGAGGTGGGATTTGcgtcgacaaagtggtggggttcgcctgttctctcgccgacagagcgggcccgtccccgcttttctctcatccaatgtccccgagcgctcccgggagatcggggatggcctgggctctccggacggatgaaaggcctaatccggacgaaaacgagagccggggaggcgcgactggaccgttttcgtccatccaaaTAAAAAAAAGGCGTCCCAGGGGCCTCGTCGGAGAGCATCTCGGTGTCCTTCCAGTGAAAACAGAGCTAGAAATCACGGACGGATCGAACCACATGCATCATGCATGAGACAAGTGAACTCCAGGAAATTTCCACGGCCCAGTACACATACGTACAGCTTAGCCCAGTCGAGGCTTTGGGAAGGACGGTCGTCGTTGTCTTCCAACTCATCGTGGAACTCGAGAGCCTCGTACGTTCGCGCGATGCTCGTCCAGGTCCAATGGCGAAAGACGAGCGCTGGGCGCGTGCCTGTGCGATGTCGTGGCTTCGTCGGGCAAGAGGGATCTCCGAGGGTCCCTGGTGATGAGCACTCAGAACCATCAGGCAGGCCACCGGATGACAGAGCAATCGCGTGACCATGCTCCTAGGGTCTTCCGTGTGAGAAAAGAATGACACTCATCATGCATGGCGCAGCCGCGTTTGCTGATGCATTTCAAAGTCTTTGGCAGCAGCATGCATATTGTCAATTAGCAGGTTGATTGTACGAATGTGTAGAAATAGGAGGCGCAACCGCGTTCGCTGATCCACATATGGAGTATGTCAGCTGCCAGGAAACCCTGCATCATGATTGCTCGTACTGTACTTCCATCAAGATAATTAATCAGAAATCACTCGCATGGATGGAGCACTAAAATGCACGGCGTGGAGACCAAATTAGTTGCTTGTTGCTACTATGTTCACGCATTTCAAACAAGTTGCAATGCAGTCAATTTGCTCCATTTTCACTAGCTCTGCGGTCTATGTCTGCGTAACTGAGGTGacaatcctacaatgaggatgccAAATTAAAAGACTGAATCACTCAGTTGCCCATTTTACCAGGAGCAGTATCAGATTATACCTTCTCCAAAGGAATCCCCAAATAGAAACATAAAACATGTCAATCGCAGCAACACTGCTCTCAAAAGAGAACTCATTACTTCCTTCCACTGTTCTGAGTTGGGGAAAAGGGCCACTTACCAGGGGATTAAGTTGCTTTTCCACTTGCcaggaaagaaacaaaacatcATTGAGTACATCAAGGAATGACATGTTTCTCTACTGAACAAACCAGAACTACCATGTATTCATCCAACCCTTGTTCATACCTAACTTTGCCTGAACTCACATCAGCATTGATTTCATTGAATGACTACCACCATCTAAAAATAAAGATATCATCATAGTCATAGTAGATGGATTCACCAAACATGGACACTTGGTCTCTCAAAAATCCCATAAACatgagaagtgagtgctagcttagtggcaagtcttcaagtgcgcagccagcccaccagGATTTGAATCCTCTCTGTAGCGGTAATTCGCTGGAGCGGCGGACTAAACAGGTTATTATCCGGAGCGGTAATTTGCTAgagagtctcatcctacctaacaacgtatagtcAAGGGAGAGATCATTCCCTGTTGGTCAACGTTTTTAAAAACTTTCAGTAAAAACATATTTAAGTTGCATGGGCTGCCTTCTGTCTTGTCACCGATAGGGATAGGATTTTTACGAGCAACgtttggcaagagtttttctgAACACTAcgtgacgagggattaactcgtcaatgcctacaagttgtagacttagattttcgtagaaagtagagggcaagtagacctCAAAGGTTGTCAGACGAACAAAGGCGTCTAACTCAACAAAACACGGTGGCTAGGGttcacaatgattcgatccttattTCGTCCTCcgcttcccctttatataggaggtgaagctGAGTCTTTTCCGTGTCGCACAAGTATAAGTTATCGGGCTGCACTCAGCCTTTTCCTATATTGATTACAAGTTTTCTATAATAACTTTACTTTCCTAATCCGAACATCTTCATCCTTCCGGGCTTCCGAAACTTCAACTCCATGAACCTTTTGCTCCAATAATAGACCAGGGGTATGTATGCGACATGCTCCTTAGGCATACCTATATCACTACGAGAGTCAAGCTTCATTTCAGCACTGCTTACCACTCATAGACATATGGGCAACAATGCCTTGAAAATTACCCGAGGAACATGGCTTTCCTGCAACCCAAGAAATGGCACCATTGGCTGGTACTTGCACAATGGTGGTACAACACCACTTTTCATACAACTCTCCAAATGACtccttttcaagcaatatatggCGGACCTCCTCCTCAAATTGCTGAAAGGTACTACAACTTGAAGACACTCGAGCTGATttcaaacctactcctactgaAGTTGCTCAACAGGTTAAGCAAACCTTGCTCAAAGCAGAAGGAATGAAAATTACACAGATCTGAAACACAGCTGCAAATTGGAGATATGGTGTATTTGAAGTTGCATACTTGCGGAGGATGGTGGCAGTTGGATATTAGGAGAACGTCTTGGTGGTGATGAACATTAGGATTCCATCACAATAGTGTTAGCGCTCAAGTTTCTCTCCTATTGACTGGGCGTGTTATGGCTACAACATGGAGGAATTGCTTCGAGTAGTCCCCATTCCATGTTCTTCCTGGCAAATAAGATGTGCCgaataaaatattttttcaacACCTGGCTAATAAAACAAAAGTATGGTCCTAGAAGCCAGGTGTTAAAGAAAAGGTCTCGTTTGAAACATAAAAAATGGGTATCTGTCTATCTGACCTCGTGATCCTAGCTAGAAGCCAGGTGttggaaaaaaaaaatttaaggcCGGATCCCATAGAAACCCAAATATCTGTCCAGATATGAATCATATTAACTCACAACATCAGTACAGCACATCATCTCCACATATAAATTGATTTTTGCACAAGAAAAATTGCTGCCGCTGATCAGAAAAGGGACAAGAGGATGGCTGAAACACCAAGACAAACATAATTTTTTTCACAGCAGACCTTGTTTGTTTATCCATATGTGCAGGCGCTGCTCGATGATTAAACCGATCTTGTGCAATGAAATGCTTCGATGGCTCCAACTGCAAGAAGATGACCTGATTGTTGGCTTCACATGGGATGGATACAGATGATATTTCCTCTACACCATGACCAAGAACCACAACGCCGTGCAGGCAATGGCTGCCACCCAGGATAAGTTGTTTGCACTTGTCGAGCCTGCACCACTGTCCCCTTCCCTCTTCCTCGACTGTGCCTCGACAAGCCATGGCGATTCACAGCAGACGCAGGATGGCCTGGCCCTGGCATACATCTCACACATGCTCATGGAGGAGGACATTCCTGTCGACAAGTTCTTTTACCGATACCCTGACCACCCGATGGTCCTGCAGGCCGAGCAGCCCTTCGCCGAGATCCTCTCTGCTTCCGGCACCACCTCATATGGGTTCCTGTCTACTGAGGTACACAATCCTACCTTCTTGAATGGCACAGTCACCGTGGCAGAGGAGCCCAGCAGTAGCAGCACCAGCATCGGCATGCTGTCCAGCATGGCTTTTCTCAAAGGCATGGAGGAAGCCAACAGGTTCTTACCCACACAAAACGGGTTCATGGATGGTAGAAGGCGTAAGAACAGGTTTGACGACTTGGATGGTGAGACGGTGCCGCGCATGGGCAGGAGCAGCAAGCAAATAGTGCCTGTGCATACTGACTCAGAGAAGGAACACACCACGGTTGAGATGTCAGACGACCTGCTCACCTCTAGCGGCTACGACATGTACCCCAGTGAGACAATGAAGGAGAGGGGTGACAAGGCGGCGCAGCAGAGCATTTGCAGGAAGGCGCCGCGTGTGAGGCATGGTGCGACGCAGATGATGGTGGCTGACCTGGAAACGTTGCTCATCCGCTGCGCTGAGGCGGTGGCTACCATCGACCGGCGCAGAGCAGGCGATCTTCTGGAGCGGATCAAGAGGAACTCATTGCCGACGGGGGACGCGACGCAGCGGCTGGCGCATTACTTTGCCGAGGGGCTGGAGGCACGGCTGGCAGGCACAGGTTGGCAACTCTACCACTCAATCACCGTGGCGACGCACGCCAACATCATGGAGTTCCTCAAGGGCTACCACCTGTACATGGCCACCTGCTGCTTCCTGAAGGTGTCCATCCACTTCTCCAACAAGAACATCTACAACGCAGTGGCGGGGAGGAAGAAGCTGCACATTGTGCACTACGGCGTCAACGACGGGTTCCAGtggccggagttgctccggtggCTAGCAGAAAGGGAGGGTGGGCCACCGGAGGTGAGGTTAACCGGAATTATTAGCCCACAGCCCGGGTTGTGTCCGGTCAAGCATGCCGAGGAGTCGAAACACAGGCTCAGCCACTGCGCAAGCCAGTTAGGCGTGCCATTCAAGTTCCGTGCTATCATAGCCAAGTTAGAGGTCATCCGCGCCGAGGACCTCGACATTGATCCTGATGAGGTGCTCGTCGTGAACAACCTTTTCCATTTTAGGACCTTGATGGACGAAGGCCTCACCTTCGACATGGTAAACCCAAGGGACTTGGTGCTCAACACTGTCAGGAAGATGAAACCCTCCGTGTTCGTCCACGCCACCATAAACGGACCTTACAGCTCTGCACTCTTCAAGACTCGTTTCCACCAAGCGCTATCTAACTTCACGGCACAGTTTGACATGATGGCAACCACCATGCCGCGGGAGCGGGACAGCGGCAAGAGGTTACTGCTTGAGCGCAAAGTATTGGGCCGGCGCGCAGTGAATATCATTGCCTGCGAGGGCGCTGACCGGGTGGAACGCCCTCAGAACTACAAGGAATGGCAGACACAAAACCAGCGAGCGGGCCTGAGGCAACTGCCGTTGGACCGTGACATTGTTGAGATGCTCAAGGACCAAGTGAAGGAGCAGTACCACAGGCATTTCATAGTCAATGAGGATGGCCACTGGCTTCTGCTGGGATGGAAAGGCAGGGTGCTCTACGCCCTCTCGACATGGGCAGCTGATGATGGAAATGGCTCCCAACCCCCGTAGAATCAGATAGATTGATAGCACCAGATTTGTGTGTGTGCTTTCTACAGTATTTCTGTAGTTGTAGCTTAGTAACGGAGACCATGATCAGGTTGTCAAGTTGAACATGTTCTTCAGAGCTGTAGTGAGCACATATATATCCATCTTAACCGTGTGAAAGTTTCTCACTGCATTGTGAGAGATATAAGATTATGTTGAAACTCAAAATCAATCAGCTTGCTAAAGTGGCTGGATATCTTTCTGCAATTCTAGAATTAAATATTTGAGATACAGATCCCTCAATAAGACATGAGATGGTATGAGGAACAGAGTCTTAGCTTGAGCTGAAGGTAACTTGTCAGTGGAGAAGGGAGCCGGCCTGCCAGCGTTTTTATAGCCTCAAATAGTCAATTGGAGCAGGGTCTCTCTGACTCTCTTCCCCTGCCCTGGAGACTAGGGGCATTGCTCTTTTATTTACGCTGGTAACGAGCAGATAGCACAGATAGAGGAATATTAGCAACCTAGAGAGGATGCCCCTGCCGGAACCCAAAAGACGATCACCCTCATCAACCACCAGAACTATACTGGTCTCAATCGATGTCTATGTCACTATGTGCAGCATCATCACCGCCAGAGCTGTCAATTTCTTCACCTTGCATATCAGATTTTGGATTTGTGCGTCATTTGTAGTCATATCTATATTATAATCTTAGAAACGCTGCCTATCAATGAGGTTGAGGTggctgaaagccttttttctcCTTCTGGAGAAGAGTCGAGGACAAAAGTCAGGACTCAGGACTAGAGTTCATAAAGCTCAAGGGTACACACAGGATGGAGATTCTGAGAGACCGGCAACGAGGAGCTGTGCATCCTGTTCTTCAGCAGCACGGATCTAGGGGATGAGCTTACAAAGATGAGCTTACAAAACAAGTTGAGCCATGAGGTCAGGTCCGAAACGACTCAAGTACGTCCGTTATTCTTTGTATCATGTTCTGAGATGAACCTAATTATAAGTCAAATTTCAGAACCAACCTACTTTAACTATCCACAAAACTGTAG includes these proteins:
- the LOC124673488 gene encoding scarecrow-like protein 33 gives rise to the protein MTKNHNAVQAMAATQDKLFALVEPAPLSPSLFLDCASTSHGDSQQTQDGLALAYISHMLMEEDIPVDKFFYRYPDHPMVLQAEQPFAEILSASGTTSYGFLSTEVHNPTFLNGTVTVAEEPSSSSTSIGMLSSMAFLKGMEEANRFLPTQNGFMDGRRRKNRFDDLDGETVPRMGRSSKQIVPVHTDSEKEHTTVEMSDDLLTSSGYDMYPSETMKERGDKAAQQSICRKAPRVRHGATQMMVADLETLLIRCAEAVATIDRRRAGDLLERIKRNSLPTGDATQRLAHYFAEGLEARLAGTGWQLYHSITVATHANIMEFLKGYHLYMATCCFLKVSIHFSNKNIYNAVAGRKKLHIVHYGVNDGFQWPELLRWLAEREGGPPEVRLTGIISPQPGLCPVKHAEESKHRLSHCASQLGVPFKFRAIIAKLEVIRAEDLDIDPDEVLVVNNLFHFRTLMDEGLTFDMVNPRDLVLNTVRKMKPSVFVHATINGPYSSALFKTRFHQALSNFTAQFDMMATTMPRERDSGKRLLLERKVLGRRAVNIIACEGADRVERPQNYKEWQTQNQRAGLRQLPLDRDIVEMLKDQVKEQYHRHFIVNEDGHWLLLGWKGRVLYALSTWAADDGNGSQPP